In one Oscillospiraceae bacterium genomic region, the following are encoded:
- the greA_2 gene encoding transcription elongation factor GreA, producing MAKEFKLSAERYEELKQELTYLKTVREKEVADQIKEARSFGDLSENSEYDEAKNEQGKLYSRIAEVDNILANCVVIEEEESGTDANSVRLGSKVKVLDLEFNEEENYQVVGSQEADPMNGRISEDSPFGKALLGKTVGDEVLVEAPAGTLNYRVLDIQR from the coding sequence ATGGCAAAAGAATTCAAACTGAGCGCGGAGCGCTATGAGGAGCTCAAGCAGGAGCTGACCTACCTGAAGACGGTCCGGGAGAAAGAGGTGGCCGACCAGATCAAGGAGGCCCGCTCTTTTGGCGATCTGAGCGAGAACAGCGAGTACGACGAGGCCAAGAACGAGCAGGGCAAGCTCTATTCCCGCATTGCCGAGGTGGACAACATCCTCGCCAACTGCGTTGTCATCGAGGAGGAGGAGTCCGGGACCGACGCCAACAGCGTCCGTCTCGGCTCTAAGGTGAAGGTGTTGGATCTGGAGTTCAACGAGGAGGAGAATTACCAGGTGGTGGGCTCCCAGGAGGCCGACCCCATGAACGGGCGCATCTCCGAGGACTCCCCCTTCGGCAAGGCCCTTCTGGGCAAGACGGTGGGCGACGAGGTCCTGGTGGAGGCCCCCGCCGGTACGTTAAATTACAGAGTGCTGGACATTCAGAGATAG
- a CDS encoding alkaline phosphatase: protein MNLKRPLAASLAAVSLMGTLAACTGGTAGAPAATPAPAAEAQLLSAAAPARTAPKYVFLFIGDGMSYPQFQAASDYLGALADGGDGILDGNVPLSFMNFPVAGSAVTYDSSSFCPDSASTATSISTGHKTYSGTINMDETATVAYETIAEQLRDQLGYKIGVISSVNLNHATPAAFYAHQASRGSYYEIGRELVASNFDYFAGGGLLKPTGSDGDKASVYDLARQAGYKVVMTQAEAEQVTAADGKVLLIDEHLADTDAFAYENDRTDDMWALSDYVSKGIEVLNNDKGFFMMVEGGKIDWACHANDAGSTIADTVALADAVDEAISFAKQHPAETLILVTGDHETGGLTIGYAGTDYSTFLTNLENQKISYAKFDSDYVAGYKENSTPFADAMKDVTALFGLMLPTDPKAAADSRLVLTDYEVRKLQAAYAATLDADRAKAAPANQAEYVLYGTYEPFSVTVTHILNNKSGINFSSYAHTGLPVAVFAQGAGEEIFGGFYDNTQIYAKLAGLLGIR, encoded by the coding sequence ATGAATCTGAAACGCCCCCTGGCCGCCTCCCTGGCCGCGGTCTCCCTGATGGGCACCCTGGCCGCCTGCACCGGCGGCACCGCCGGCGCGCCGGCCGCCACCCCCGCCCCCGCGGCCGAGGCGCAGCTCCTGTCCGCCGCCGCCCCCGCCCGGACCGCCCCCAAGTACGTATTCCTGTTCATCGGCGACGGCATGAGCTACCCTCAGTTCCAGGCCGCCTCCGACTATTTGGGCGCCCTGGCCGACGGCGGCGACGGCATCCTGGACGGCAACGTCCCCCTGTCCTTTATGAACTTCCCCGTGGCGGGCTCCGCCGTGACCTACGACTCCAGCTCCTTCTGCCCCGACTCGGCCTCCACCGCCACCTCCATCTCCACCGGCCACAAGACCTACTCGGGCACCATCAATATGGACGAGACCGCCACCGTGGCCTATGAGACCATCGCCGAGCAGCTGCGGGATCAGCTGGGCTACAAGATCGGTGTCATCTCCAGCGTCAACCTGAACCACGCCACCCCCGCCGCCTTCTACGCCCACCAGGCCAGCCGCGGCAGCTACTACGAGATCGGCCGGGAGCTGGTGGCCTCCAACTTCGACTACTTCGCCGGCGGCGGCCTGCTCAAGCCCACGGGCAGCGACGGGGACAAGGCCAGCGTCTACGACCTGGCCCGGCAGGCGGGCTACAAGGTGGTCATGACCCAGGCCGAGGCCGAGCAGGTCACCGCCGCCGACGGCAAGGTGCTGCTGATTGACGAGCACCTGGCGGACACCGACGCCTTCGCCTACGAGAACGACCGCACCGACGACATGTGGGCCCTGAGCGACTACGTGTCCAAGGGCATCGAGGTGCTCAACAACGACAAGGGCTTCTTCATGATGGTGGAGGGCGGCAAAATCGACTGGGCCTGCCACGCCAACGACGCGGGCTCCACCATCGCCGACACCGTGGCTCTGGCCGACGCCGTGGACGAGGCGATTTCCTTCGCTAAGCAGCACCCCGCCGAGACCCTCATCCTGGTCACCGGCGACCACGAGACCGGCGGCCTGACCATCGGCTACGCCGGCACCGACTACAGCACCTTCCTCACCAACCTGGAGAACCAGAAGATCTCCTACGCCAAGTTCGACAGCGACTACGTGGCGGGCTACAAGGAGAACAGCACCCCCTTTGCCGACGCAATGAAGGACGTGACCGCCCTCTTCGGCCTCATGCTGCCCACCGACCCCAAGGCCGCGGCGGACAGCAGGCTGGTGCTCACCGACTATGAGGTTCGCAAGCTCCAGGCCGCCTACGCCGCCACCCTGGACGCCGACCGCGCCAAGGCCGCCCCCGCAAACCAGGCCGAGTACGTGCTCTACGGCACCTACGAGCCCTTCTCCGTCACCGTGACACACATTCTCAACAACAAGTCCGGCATCAACTTCTCCTCCTACGCGCACACCGGCCTGCCCGTCGCCGTGTTCGCCCAGGGCGCGGGCGAGGAGATCTTCGGGGGCTTCTACGACAACACCCAGATTTACGCCAAGCTGGCTGGGCTGCTGGGCATCCGATAA
- a CDS encoding membrane protein: MKLLHDGAKRRYYAPVAVCLALILGLLLLPTGYEGAVNYQGADHCAARVLAVDNSAIIDTGLVRSGEQSCTLELLGGRFKGQTTQGYNLLNGSLEQDKIFSPGDKAMVIVSYHGEEIRCVNMVDHYRLNMEALLGIAFAVLLVLFAGKTGVRAVASFVLTVLMLWKVLVPLYLRGLNPILVGLAVTLLLTVLIISLVYGFDRRCAAAVSGAALGVLVTALLGALFTDLFQIHGAVMSYSESLLYSGYQDLNLTRIFMASIFIGSSGAVMDLAVDICSAVNEVVEKRSDMGWREAARSGMNVGRAAMGTMTTTLLLAYSGGYVALLMVFMAQGTPVYNILNYKYVASELIHTVVGSFGLVTVAPFTALCSGWLLTGGEKRRGGLANPPRLQFLAISPAAPGPRRAGRPPRGAARRPSAGRRAPRPGPRPRPG; the protein is encoded by the coding sequence ATGAAGCTGCTGCATGACGGCGCCAAGCGCCGCTATTACGCCCCCGTGGCGGTCTGCCTGGCGCTCATCCTGGGCCTGCTGCTCCTCCCCACCGGGTACGAGGGGGCCGTGAACTACCAGGGGGCCGACCACTGCGCCGCCCGGGTGCTGGCGGTGGACAACTCCGCCATCATCGACACCGGCCTGGTCCGCTCCGGCGAGCAGTCCTGCACCCTGGAGCTGCTGGGGGGCCGGTTCAAGGGCCAGACTACCCAGGGCTACAACCTGCTCAACGGCTCCCTGGAGCAGGACAAGATCTTCTCCCCCGGCGACAAGGCCATGGTGATCGTCAGCTACCATGGGGAGGAAATCCGCTGCGTCAACATGGTGGACCACTACCGCCTGAACATGGAGGCTCTGCTGGGGATAGCCTTCGCCGTGCTGCTGGTGCTGTTCGCGGGGAAAACCGGAGTGCGGGCCGTGGCCTCCTTCGTGCTCACCGTGCTCATGCTGTGGAAGGTGCTGGTACCCCTGTACCTCCGGGGCCTGAACCCCATCCTGGTGGGGCTGGCGGTGACGCTGCTGCTCACCGTGCTCATCATCTCCCTGGTGTACGGCTTCGACCGGCGGTGCGCCGCCGCCGTGTCCGGGGCGGCCCTGGGGGTGCTGGTGACGGCGCTGCTGGGCGCGCTCTTCACCGATCTCTTTCAGATCCACGGCGCGGTCATGTCCTACTCCGAGAGCCTGCTCTACAGCGGCTACCAGGATTTGAACCTGACGCGGATCTTCATGGCCTCCATCTTCATCGGCTCCTCCGGCGCGGTGATGGACCTGGCGGTGGACATCTGCTCGGCGGTGAACGAGGTGGTGGAAAAGCGGTCCGACATGGGCTGGCGGGAGGCCGCCCGCTCCGGCATGAACGTGGGCCGGGCGGCCATGGGCACCATGACCACCACCCTGCTGCTGGCCTACTCCGGCGGCTACGTGGCCCTGCTGATGGTCTTTATGGCCCAGGGCACCCCGGTCTACAACATCCTCAACTACAAATACGTGGCCTCGGAGCTGATCCACACGGTGGTGGGCTCCTTCGGGCTGGTCACGGTGGCCCCCTTCACGGCGCTGTGCAGCGGCTGGCTGCTCACCGGGGGGGAAAAGAGACGCGGCGGGTTAGCCAACCCGCCGCGTCTCCAATTCCTGGCTATTTCCCCAGCAGCTCCAGGGCCGCGGAGAGCTGGGCGTCCTCCCCGTGGGGCAGCGCGTCGGCCTTCAGCAGGGCGGCGCGCTCCTCGTCCAGGTCCACGTCCGCGTCCAGGGTGA